A genomic window from Rhizobium sp. EC-SD404 includes:
- the surE gene encoding 5'/3'-nucleotidase SurE: MRILLTNDDGIHAEGLKVLERIAATLSDDVWVVAPETDQSGLAHSLTLSEPLRLRKEGDRRFALRGTPTDCVIMGVREVMDSPPDLVLSGVNAGQNIAEDVSYSGTVAGAIEGTLLGIRSIALSQAFLSHRERRIDWETVGRHAPALLKRLIDLEIPRDTFLNVNFPPCGPEAVAGVKVASQARRLHGLSMEKRADGRGFPYYWLRFSRDAAEDVAPGTDVEAMAENRISVTPLKLDMTDYKFQAHLAEVLQDAAE; this comes from the coding sequence TTGCGCATTCTTCTGACCAATGACGACGGCATCCATGCCGAAGGCCTGAAGGTACTGGAGCGCATCGCGGCGACGCTGTCGGACGATGTCTGGGTCGTGGCGCCCGAGACCGACCAGAGCGGGCTTGCCCACTCGCTGACCCTGTCGGAGCCGTTGCGGCTGCGCAAAGAAGGCGATCGGCGCTTCGCGCTGCGCGGGACGCCTACCGATTGCGTCATTATGGGCGTGCGTGAAGTGATGGACAGTCCGCCGGATCTCGTGCTGTCCGGCGTCAACGCAGGCCAGAACATCGCCGAAGACGTGTCCTATTCCGGCACTGTTGCCGGTGCGATCGAAGGCACGCTGCTCGGCATCAGGTCGATTGCACTCAGCCAGGCGTTCCTGTCCCATCGTGAACGTCGCATCGACTGGGAGACGGTGGGCCGCCACGCGCCGGCACTGTTGAAGCGTCTCATTGATCTCGAAATACCGCGCGACACCTTCCTGAACGTCAATTTCCCGCCATGCGGTCCAGAAGCGGTCGCGGGTGTGAAGGTCGCCTCCCAGGCGCGCCGGCTGCATGGACTGTCGATGGAGAAGCGCGCGGATGGGCGCGGCTTTCCCTATTACTGGCTGCGGTTTTCACGCGACGCCGCGGAGGATGTCGCGCCGGGCACCGATGTGGAAGCGATGGCGGAGAATCGCATCTCGGTAACGCCGCTTAAACTGGATATGACCGATTATAAGTTTCAGGCGCACCTGGCAGAGGTGCTGCAAGACGCAGCAGAGTGA
- a CDS encoding protein-L-isoaspartate(D-aspartate) O-methyltransferase → MIDSRNPLGEIEGFASLLLRLRREGIADATLLAALEETPRSQFVPPIHAGLAYSSRMIPIECGTFMEGADLMARLLYQLDLKAGQRVLEVGTGSGFAAAVMARIVDRVVSVERYRTLHAIAQQRLDHFGLRNVALKLADGRQGIAGEGTFDRIFVAGAFEQMPRSFVDHLAPEGQMLTGIIKENGRVVLSRLTRIGNRFERTDGAELPYLPLVPGVAARI, encoded by the coding sequence TTGATTGACAGCCGAAATCCTCTTGGAGAGATCGAAGGCTTTGCGAGCCTCTTGCTGCGTTTGCGGCGGGAAGGCATCGCGGACGCGACCTTGCTTGCCGCCTTGGAAGAGACTCCGCGCTCGCAGTTCGTACCGCCGATCCATGCGGGTCTGGCGTACTCGTCGCGAATGATCCCCATCGAGTGCGGCACCTTCATGGAAGGGGCGGACCTGATGGCCCGTCTCCTCTACCAGCTCGATCTGAAGGCTGGGCAAAGGGTGCTGGAGGTCGGAACCGGCTCAGGATTCGCCGCAGCCGTCATGGCCCGCATCGTCGATCGGGTGGTCAGCGTCGAGCGCTACCGCACGCTGCACGCCATTGCCCAGCAGCGGCTCGATCATTTTGGCCTGCGCAACGTCGCTCTCAAGCTCGCCGATGGCCGACAGGGCATTGCCGGCGAGGGGACGTTCGATCGCATATTCGTTGCCGGCGCCTTCGAGCAGATGCCGAGAAGCTTCGTCGATCATTTGGCCCCTGAAGGTCAGATGTTGACTGGCATCATCAAGGAAAACGGCAGGGTCGTCCTGTCGAGGCTGACCCGCATCGGCAATCGCTTCGAACGCACCGATGGCGCCGAGCTGCCATACCTGCCGCTAGTTCCCGGCGTCGCCGCCCGCATTTAG
- a CDS encoding peptidoglycan DD-metalloendopeptidase family protein codes for MTVMRICVVLGLYMRTIGPSTSAKSARVIGAALLAVLLAGCSSESLRLGGLDNFTTATVPTPQATVGQGGMGQGMAAPQQAAVSQPYPGDQSSSSGQYALAPTSGVQRSQLAPTSSAPMAPDTMTTATNPVATTPVMQPATASANRPRGWSTEGAPRVTVQPNETLFSISQRYSVPVEQIMQANGITDASQIRSGQQIVIPGYSRGGTVASAAPAQPAASATQQTAAASPAVDPRLAERSLNEQASALGAPSAGGSSYTVKAGDTLSKISRETGVSVAALRQANNITGDNIRLGQTLNLGGTASPQPATTAVAQAPAQQPRVDPQQTAAVTAQPQQPAAPQQSYTPPAASEPAARIDEAVGNDVAAIAPEATGIGKLRWPVRGQVVTGFGAQDGSVRNDGIDISVPEGSEIKAAENGVVIYAGSGLKEYGNTVLVRHDSGLVTVYGHASELKVNRGDNVTRGQVIAASGMTGTASQPKVHFEVRENATPVDPTRFLD; via the coding sequence ATGACGGTCATGCGTATCTGCGTCGTCTTGGGGCTCTACATGCGAACGATTGGTCCTTCCACCTCCGCCAAATCCGCCCGCGTCATCGGCGCGGCACTGCTGGCCGTCCTTCTCGCCGGCTGCAGCTCCGAATCCCTGAGGCTCGGCGGTCTCGACAATTTCACCACCGCCACGGTGCCGACCCCGCAGGCAACCGTCGGGCAAGGCGGTATGGGGCAGGGTATGGCTGCGCCTCAGCAGGCAGCGGTCTCCCAGCCTTACCCAGGCGATCAGTCCAGCTCTTCCGGTCAGTATGCGCTTGCGCCGACCAGTGGCGTGCAGCGTTCGCAGCTGGCGCCGACATCGTCCGCTCCGATGGCGCCGGATACCATGACGACCGCAACGAACCCGGTTGCCACGACGCCGGTCATGCAGCCGGCAACGGCGAGCGCCAATCGACCGCGCGGCTGGTCCACCGAAGGCGCACCACGCGTCACGGTGCAGCCGAACGAAACGCTTTTCAGCATCTCGCAGCGCTACAGTGTGCCCGTCGAGCAGATCATGCAGGCGAACGGCATCACCGATGCGTCCCAGATCAGAAGCGGTCAGCAAATCGTGATCCCAGGCTATAGCCGCGGCGGTACGGTCGCTTCGGCGGCACCTGCGCAGCCGGCAGCTTCTGCGACGCAGCAGACGGCTGCCGCTTCGCCGGCCGTAGACCCGCGTCTCGCTGAACGTTCACTCAACGAACAGGCATCCGCGCTGGGTGCTCCTTCCGCAGGCGGTTCGAGCTACACCGTCAAGGCGGGTGATACTCTGAGCAAGATTTCGCGCGAGACAGGCGTCTCAGTCGCGGCATTGCGTCAGGCAAACAACATCACCGGCGACAACATTCGCCTTGGCCAGACGCTGAACCTGGGTGGAACTGCATCGCCTCAGCCGGCCACGACCGCTGTGGCCCAGGCACCGGCTCAGCAGCCACGCGTCGATCCGCAGCAGACGGCTGCCGTAACCGCTCAGCCGCAGCAGCCTGCTGCGCCACAGCAAAGCTATACGCCGCCGGCCGCCAGCGAACCTGCTGCCCGGATCGATGAAGCCGTCGGCAACGACGTCGCTGCGATCGCACCGGAAGCAACTGGCATCGGCAAGCTTCGTTGGCCGGTCCGCGGCCAGGTCGTCACAGGGTTCGGTGCCCAGGATGGCAGCGTGCGCAACGACGGCATCGACATTTCGGTGCCGGAAGGTTCCGAGATCAAGGCCGCCGAAAATGGCGTCGTGATCTATGCGGGCTCAGGGCTCAAGGAGTACGGCAACACCGTCTTGGTTCGTCACGACAGCGGGCTCGTCACAGTCTACGGCCATGCGAGCGAGCTCAAGGTCAATCGCGGCGACAATGTCACGCGCGGTCAGGTCATCGCGGCATCGGGCATGACGGGCACTGCCAGCCAGCCGAAAGTCCACTTCGAGGTGCGTGAAAACGCCACGCCGGTCGATCCGACCCGCTTCCTCGACTGA
- a CDS encoding ATP-binding protein: MAVERGGRQWPKPDLAAAQCFLFEGETGTLKPVPQPNRIDLGLIKGIDRVRDIFVENTQRFADGLAANNVLLWGARGMGKSSLIKATHATLTTSADPALPPLKLVEIHREDIALLPRLMALLRLETAYRILLFCDDLSFDHDDTDYKSLKAALDGGIEGRPENVLFYATSNRRHLLPRDMMENERSTAINPSEAVEEKVSLSDRFGLWLGFHKCSQDDYLAMVTSYARHYGLDVDADTLRRESLEWATTRGDRSGRVAWQYIQDLAGRSGKSLTAVRN, from the coding sequence ATGGCTGTCGAACGAGGCGGCCGTCAGTGGCCCAAACCGGACCTGGCCGCAGCCCAATGTTTCCTCTTCGAGGGTGAAACCGGAACGCTGAAGCCGGTCCCCCAGCCGAACCGCATCGACCTTGGCCTCATCAAGGGCATCGATCGCGTCCGCGACATTTTCGTCGAGAACACGCAACGGTTCGCCGACGGGCTTGCGGCCAACAACGTGCTGCTTTGGGGCGCCCGCGGCATGGGCAAGTCATCCCTGATCAAGGCGACGCATGCGACGCTGACGACAAGCGCCGATCCCGCCCTTCCCCCGCTCAAGCTGGTGGAAATCCACCGCGAGGACATTGCCCTTCTGCCACGCCTGATGGCGCTGCTGCGCCTCGAGACCGCTTACCGCATCCTGTTGTTCTGCGACGATCTTTCCTTCGACCACGACGACACGGACTACAAATCGCTGAAGGCGGCGCTCGATGGCGGGATCGAAGGACGTCCGGAGAATGTGCTGTTCTACGCGACCTCCAACCGCCGCCATTTGTTGCCGCGCGACATGATGGAGAACGAACGCTCGACGGCCATCAACCCGTCGGAGGCGGTGGAGGAAAAAGTATCCCTGTCGGATCGCTTCGGGCTTTGGCTCGGCTTCCACAAATGCAGCCAGGACGACTATCTCGCCATGGTGACATCCTATGCCCGCCACTACGGCCTCGATGTCGATGCGGATACGCTCAGGCGGGAATCGCTCGAATGGGCAACGACGCGTGGTGATCGGTCTGGCCGCGTCGCGTGGCAGTACATCCAGGACCTCGCCGGACGCAGCGGCAAGTCGCTGACTGCCGTGCGCAACTGA
- the yajC gene encoding preprotein translocase subunit YajC, which produces MFVTPAYAQSAGGGAEIVMSILPFILIFVIMYFLIIRPQRQQMKKREEMLKGIRRGDQIVTGGGIMARVTKVIDDTELEAEIAEGTKVRIARALIADVRVKGEPVKE; this is translated from the coding sequence ATGTTCGTCACTCCGGCCTATGCGCAGTCCGCCGGCGGCGGCGCCGAGATCGTCATGTCGATCCTGCCGTTCATCCTGATTTTCGTCATCATGTACTTCCTCATCATCCGCCCCCAGCGCCAGCAGATGAAGAAGCGCGAGGAAATGCTCAAGGGCATCCGTCGCGGCGACCAGATCGTCACCGGTGGTGGCATCATGGCGCGCGTCACGAAAGTGATCGACGACACGGAACTGGAAGCGGAAATTGCCGAAGGCACCAAGGTGCGCATCGCGCGCGCGCTGATCGCAGACGTCCGCGTCAAGGGCGAGCCGGTCAAGGAATAG
- the secDF gene encoding protein translocase subunit SecDF encodes MLYFARWKTILIWLVVLAGVIVAAPNLVSQERLAALPDWLPKRQMTLGLDLQGGVHLLLEIDRDDIVEERLRTAESDVRQYLRDAGIGYTGLVRSDNSVRVRIRDAEQLAAARTALQPLTAPVNSGLFGGGTVSEISIEEPETGVLNIGLTDAGIDYRMSSAVAQSVEVVRRRIDELGTTEPTIQRQGSNRVLVQVPGEADPQRVKDLIGQTARLSFRMVDTSIPVQEAIDGRPPATSEVLPSVEGDQPYLVEIRELVSGESLTDSQAGFDQRTNEPIVTFRFDSRGAQAFGAATQQNVGRPFAIVLDDQVISAPVINEPILGGSGQISGSFTPQTANDLAILLRAGALPADLTVVEERAVGPGLGADSISAGQFASMIGGLLVVVFMVIAYGQLGVIANIALVANVTLIIAILTFLGATLTLPGIAGIILTMGMAVDSNVIIYERVKEERRQGRSLVQSLDAGFSRAMATVLDANMTTLIAAVILFYLGSGPVRGFAITLAIGIVTTVFTAFTLTRWLIAFWLRRVKPKEMPNGMITLVPPDTKIGFMRWRKAAFGFSIVSSIAAIAMFFTMGLNYGIDFLGGSSIEVRAQSGAADVADVRDRLGGLQIGEVQVQEFGAESDLLIRIGSAEDDVTTQANVAAAQQELAADYEIRRVEVVGPTVSSELALAGTIGVLAAMAAMLVYIWLRFEWHFGLGAIASTMHDVILMIGFFVLFGIEFNLTSIAAILTIVGYSINDTVVVYDRVRENLRRYKKMPLVELLDLSMNQTLSRTVLTGITTLLALTALYLFGGEVIASFTLAMIIGIVVGTYSSIFIAGPMLVLFNLRPGALSLDDGNERGSSATEGAIDQRPGTA; translated from the coding sequence ATGCTGTATTTCGCCCGCTGGAAAACCATCCTCATCTGGCTCGTGGTTCTCGCCGGCGTCATCGTCGCGGCACCGAACCTCGTCTCGCAGGAACGGCTGGCGGCATTGCCCGATTGGCTGCCCAAGCGGCAGATGACGCTGGGGCTCGATCTGCAGGGCGGCGTCCACCTTCTGCTGGAAATCGACCGCGACGACATCGTCGAAGAACGGCTCCGCACTGCCGAAAGCGATGTCCGGCAATATCTGCGCGATGCGGGTATCGGCTACACCGGGCTTGTACGCTCGGACAATTCGGTACGCGTCCGCATTCGCGATGCCGAGCAGCTGGCAGCCGCGCGCACGGCATTGCAACCGCTGACGGCGCCGGTCAACTCCGGCCTGTTCGGCGGCGGAACGGTCAGCGAAATCTCCATCGAAGAGCCTGAAACCGGTGTCCTGAACATCGGTTTGACCGATGCCGGTATCGATTACCGCATGTCTTCCGCAGTTGCCCAGTCGGTCGAAGTGGTTCGCCGCCGTATCGACGAACTCGGCACCACTGAGCCGACCATCCAGCGCCAGGGCTCCAACCGCGTGCTCGTCCAGGTGCCGGGCGAAGCCGATCCGCAGCGGGTCAAGGATCTGATCGGCCAGACCGCTCGACTGTCGTTCCGCATGGTCGACACGTCCATTCCGGTTCAGGAAGCCATCGACGGGCGCCCGCCGGCCACGTCGGAAGTGCTGCCGTCCGTCGAAGGCGACCAGCCCTATCTCGTCGAAATCCGCGAGCTTGTCTCCGGCGAAAGCCTCACCGATTCCCAGGCCGGTTTCGACCAGCGCACCAACGAGCCGATCGTGACGTTCCGCTTCGATTCGCGCGGCGCCCAGGCGTTCGGCGCGGCAACGCAGCAGAATGTCGGACGCCCCTTTGCGATCGTTCTCGACGACCAGGTGATTTCGGCACCCGTCATCAACGAGCCGATCCTTGGCGGATCAGGCCAGATTTCCGGCAGCTTCACGCCGCAGACCGCCAACGATCTGGCCATCCTCCTGCGCGCCGGTGCGCTGCCGGCGGATCTCACGGTCGTCGAAGAGCGTGCCGTCGGTCCAGGCCTCGGTGCCGATTCTATCTCGGCCGGCCAATTCGCATCGATGATCGGCGGCCTCCTGGTCGTCGTGTTCATGGTCATCGCCTACGGCCAGCTCGGCGTCATCGCCAACATCGCATTGGTCGCCAACGTAACTCTCATCATCGCGATCCTGACATTTCTCGGGGCGACGCTCACCTTGCCCGGCATCGCCGGTATCATTCTCACTATGGGTATGGCGGTCGATTCCAACGTCATCATCTATGAGCGCGTCAAAGAAGAGCGCAGGCAGGGGCGCAGCCTGGTTCAGTCGCTCGACGCAGGCTTTTCACGCGCTATGGCAACGGTTCTCGATGCCAACATGACGACGCTGATCGCGGCCGTGATTCTGTTCTATCTCGGCTCCGGCCCGGTCCGCGGCTTTGCCATCACGCTAGCCATCGGTATCGTCACGACCGTCTTCACGGCTTTCACGTTGACCCGTTGGCTGATTGCGTTCTGGCTGCGTCGCGTCAAGCCGAAGGAAATGCCGAACGGCATGATCACGCTTGTGCCGCCGGATACCAAGATCGGCTTCATGCGCTGGCGCAAGGCGGCGTTTGGCTTCTCGATCGTCTCATCCATCGCCGCGATCGCCATGTTCTTCACCATGGGCCTAAACTACGGCATCGACTTCCTTGGCGGCTCGAGCATCGAAGTGCGTGCGCAATCTGGTGCCGCCGACGTCGCCGACGTTCGCGATAGGCTCGGCGGACTGCAGATCGGCGAAGTCCAGGTTCAGGAATTCGGTGCTGAAAGCGATCTCTTGATCCGGATCGGCTCCGCCGAGGACGACGTAACGACACAGGCGAACGTCGCCGCGGCGCAGCAGGAGCTCGCGGCCGATTACGAAATCCGACGTGTCGAAGTGGTCGGACCGACCGTTTCATCGGAACTGGCGCTGGCGGGCACGATCGGCGTTCTTGCTGCCATGGCGGCAATGCTGGTCTACATCTGGTTGCGGTTCGAATGGCACTTCGGGCTGGGCGCCATCGCCTCGACCATGCATGACGTGATCTTGATGATCGGGTTCTTCGTGCTCTTCGGCATCGAGTTCAATCTGACCAGTATCGCGGCCATCCTCACGATCGTCGGTTATTCGATCAACGATACCGTGGTCGTTTACGACCGCGTGCGTGAAAACCTGCGACGCTACAAGAAGATGCCGCTTGTCGAGCTCCTGGATCTGTCGATGAACCAGACGCTGTCGCGGACGGTGCTAACCGGCATCACCACGCTGTTGGCTCTGACGGCGCTCTACCTCTTCGGTGGGGAGGTCATCGCGTCGTTCACGCTCGCCATGATCATCGGTATCGTCGTCGGCACCTATTCGTCGATCTTCATCGCCGGCCCGATGCTTGTCCTCTTCAACCTTCGTCCGGGCGCGCTGTCGCTTGACGATGGCAACGAGCGGGGCAGCAGCGCAACCGAGGGTGCGATCGACCAGCGTCCTGGAACGGCTTGA
- a CDS encoding Mth938-like domain-containing protein, whose product MAKGIVIREAHFPGRAPIDAYGDGGFRFADMSHRGSLLCLPSGIHGWTAEEGAALDVELFERVLAEAGDIEVLLVGTGREIRPLPKELKAAFRAAGMTSDPMSTGAAVRTYNVMLAESRAVAAALIVV is encoded by the coding sequence ATGGCGAAAGGCATCGTCATTCGCGAAGCACACTTTCCGGGGCGGGCGCCCATCGACGCCTATGGCGATGGGGGATTTCGGTTCGCCGATATGTCCCATCGCGGATCGCTGCTGTGCCTGCCGTCGGGCATCCACGGCTGGACGGCCGAGGAGGGCGCGGCACTCGATGTCGAGCTCTTCGAGCGGGTGCTTGCCGAAGCCGGCGACATCGAGGTTCTGCTCGTTGGGACCGGTCGCGAAATCCGGCCGCTTCCGAAAGAGCTGAAGGCCGCGTTCCGCGCCGCCGGCATGACATCTGATCCGATGAGCACGGGTGCGGCTGTGCGGACCTATAACGTGATGCTCGCCGAATCCCGTGCCGTCGCCGCCGCTTTGATCGTCGTCTGA
- a CDS encoding phytoene/squalene synthase family protein yields MDREADGTLEQNEAHCIAELRELDRDRYLACLLSPASVRGALAALYLFNAEIARVRDLVREPLAGELRLQWWRDVITGSGTSTGAGHPGAEALLAAIERHRLPRNAFDRFIEARLFDLYDDPMPDRAAFEAYAGETAATIIQLAAVILGGEQATSAAEAAGHAGVAQAVAGALLLLPIHQARGQLVVPGDILAACGTDAESFLSDRRHEEAVIAALAAYGRDHLERARSAARRMDKDLFAAFLPMALVAPILDRAVRSGMTIEDLMRIQPPQWQRQLRLLRAAATGRF; encoded by the coding sequence ATGGATCGCGAGGCCGACGGCACGCTCGAGCAGAACGAAGCGCATTGTATCGCCGAGCTTCGCGAGCTGGACCGCGACCGTTATCTCGCCTGCCTGCTTTCACCTGCATCGGTGCGCGGCGCGCTCGCCGCGCTTTATCTGTTCAACGCCGAGATCGCGCGTGTGCGCGACCTGGTGCGTGAGCCTCTGGCCGGGGAATTGCGCCTTCAGTGGTGGCGGGATGTCATCACCGGTTCCGGCACGAGCACGGGGGCAGGCCACCCGGGTGCCGAGGCGCTCCTTGCGGCCATCGAGCGCCATCGCCTGCCGCGCAACGCCTTCGATCGGTTCATCGAAGCCCGTCTCTTCGATCTTTACGACGACCCGATGCCGGACCGGGCGGCGTTCGAAGCCTATGCCGGCGAGACGGCGGCCACGATCATTCAGCTGGCGGCCGTGATCCTGGGCGGTGAGCAGGCGACGAGCGCGGCTGAAGCGGCGGGCCATGCAGGTGTCGCACAAGCGGTCGCTGGCGCTCTTCTCTTGCTGCCCATCCACCAGGCGCGTGGGCAGCTTGTCGTGCCGGGCGATATTCTCGCGGCCTGCGGTACGGATGCCGAATCGTTCTTGAGTGACCGGCGCCATGAGGAAGCGGTGATCGCTGCTTTGGCCGCCTATGGGCGCGATCATCTTGAGCGCGCACGCAGCGCCGCACGGCGGATGGACAAGGATCTGTTCGCCGCGTTCCTGCCGATGGCGCTGGTGGCTCCAATCCTTGACCGTGCGGTCCGCTCCGGCATGACCATCGAAGATCTGATGCGGATACAGCCACCCCAGTGGCAACGGCAACTGCGGCTGCTGCGCGCCGCTGCCACCGGGCGCTTCTGA
- a CDS encoding sterol desaturase family protein yields MAMPEFPEVTQLAIPLFIAAMLIEIVLIRRFKRRGDFETRDTLASLILGTGNVVSGLLLGFVSFGVLIWAWDYRIFDFGTSWWAIALCFVLDDLRYYWYHRIAHRSRWVWAEHVIHHSSQHYNLSTALRQSWTGTFTGMFILRLPLVLIGFHPLVILFVGGLNLVYQFWIHTETIGKMWRPIEWIFNTPSHHRVHHATNPRYLDANYAGCLIIWDRMFGTFVPELDSDQPRYGIVRNVGTFNPIRLAFHEWIDMFQDAARPGLTMRQRLGYLFAPPGWSHDGSRQGSLELKEDYVRQNPDQIGTPGLPGQGVAP; encoded by the coding sequence ATGGCGATGCCTGAGTTTCCCGAGGTCACCCAGCTGGCGATTCCGCTGTTCATTGCAGCGATGCTTATCGAAATCGTGCTCATCCGGCGGTTCAAAAGGCGCGGTGACTTCGAGACGCGCGATACGCTGGCGAGCCTTATTCTTGGCACCGGCAATGTCGTTTCCGGCCTGTTGCTCGGCTTCGTCTCGTTCGGCGTTCTTATCTGGGCGTGGGACTACCGCATCTTCGATTTCGGGACGTCCTGGTGGGCAATCGCGCTCTGCTTCGTGCTCGATGATCTACGCTACTACTGGTATCACCGCATCGCCCATCGCTCGCGCTGGGTCTGGGCGGAGCACGTGATCCACCATTCCTCGCAGCACTACAATCTTTCCACCGCGCTTCGCCAAAGCTGGACCGGAACCTTCACGGGAATGTTCATCCTGCGGCTGCCGCTAGTGCTGATCGGCTTCCATCCGCTCGTTATCCTGTTCGTCGGCGGGCTCAATCTCGTCTATCAGTTCTGGATCCATACCGAGACGATTGGAAAGATGTGGCGGCCGATCGAATGGATTTTCAATACGCCCTCGCACCACCGCGTGCATCACGCTACCAATCCGCGCTATCTGGACGCCAATTACGCTGGCTGCCTCATCATCTGGGATCGCATGTTCGGGACATTCGTGCCCGAACTGGATAGCGACCAGCCGCGCTATGGCATCGTGCGCAATGTTGGCACCTTCAATCCGATCCGGCTCGCATTTCACGAATGGATCGACATGTTTCAAGACGCGGCACGCCCGGGACTGACGATGCGCCAGCGGCTCGGATACCTGTTCGCGCCGCCTGGGTGGAGCCACGACGGGTCGCGCCAGGGGTCGCTTGAACTCAAGGAAGACTATGTGCGCCAGAATCCCGATCAGATCGGAACGCCCGGCTTGCCTGGGCAGGGCGTAGCCCCGTGA
- a CDS encoding DUF4153 domain-containing protein produces the protein MTSVERNQSSATQRKGWGSVLGEMFDGTLNALRRFPVVALLLVLITIEVNGRVGEWWPLFWGDRGFAYPLTVATIAALATCLSLQSRRTGRLPEIILTALAALLVFCLVEWEETVRLYDPTFVAALAGLVLVGPFFQRGTSESFWLFVVRFLFAAVLGLLALLLFAGGFSAILASLTYLFGIEVPEQVYGHVWATVGCFAAPLFALGQLPAVTDFDTPESAPVPVRRGMQVLGDYVAAPLLIIYAVLLHIYAAKIILSGDWPAGQVGWLVLTFGVCLFAALMVIHPFLSSARPPTRLLLRWWPVMLPVPLILLLLAAWQRISVYGVTPDRYLLVLFAAVTAVILLVQFRPSHRGDIRVMAALPVLALLVASFGPQGAVSISIESQSDRFRDMVANPPFTPEENSEALDILSYLEVAGALGTVEPEVLPSSAEAGTGLSRRIAVAYGLDPTLRATGEEGQFSRTFQTSGVIATAGYDILILDFSVYRGTTARNWAVPGLSQPLSISLRDNALTLRLSGESVIFDVPIDGLLRMEDGTPSEAAEITLTSAGRQISIQPNYVTFDRFDEPTLANIGGVLLLRLSEWSDAGAAQQ, from the coding sequence GTGACATCCGTCGAGAGGAACCAGTCTTCCGCCACACAGCGCAAGGGCTGGGGTAGCGTGCTCGGCGAGATGTTCGATGGGACGCTCAATGCGCTGCGGCGCTTTCCTGTCGTGGCGCTGCTGCTCGTTCTCATCACCATCGAGGTGAACGGGCGGGTCGGCGAATGGTGGCCGTTGTTCTGGGGTGACCGCGGCTTTGCTTACCCGCTCACGGTCGCGACCATCGCGGCATTGGCCACCTGCCTGTCGCTGCAGTCCCGACGAACCGGAAGACTGCCCGAAATCATCCTCACCGCGCTCGCCGCCCTTCTCGTCTTCTGCCTCGTCGAATGGGAGGAGACCGTTCGTCTCTATGATCCAACCTTCGTGGCTGCGCTTGCCGGCCTCGTCCTCGTCGGGCCGTTCTTTCAGCGGGGAACCAGCGAAAGCTTCTGGCTGTTCGTCGTGCGCTTTCTGTTCGCGGCCGTGCTGGGGCTTCTGGCCTTGCTTCTCTTCGCCGGCGGTTTCTCGGCAATCCTCGCGAGCCTGACATACCTGTTTGGCATCGAGGTGCCGGAACAGGTCTACGGTCATGTGTGGGCAACGGTCGGCTGCTTTGCGGCGCCTCTGTTCGCGCTGGGGCAATTACCGGCGGTGACCGATTTCGACACCCCGGAAAGCGCTCCTGTTCCGGTGCGGCGCGGCATGCAGGTGCTCGGCGATTACGTGGCGGCGCCGTTGCTGATCATCTACGCGGTGCTTCTCCACATCTACGCCGCGAAGATAATCCTGTCGGGCGACTGGCCGGCAGGCCAGGTCGGCTGGCTTGTGCTGACCTTCGGCGTCTGCCTGTTTGCGGCACTCATGGTCATTCATCCGTTTCTCTCCAGCGCCCGGCCTCCAACGCGGCTTCTCCTGCGCTGGTGGCCGGTCATGCTCCCGGTCCCCCTGATCCTGCTTCTGCTGGCAGCCTGGCAGCGCATTTCGGTCTATGGCGTGACGCCGGATCGCTATTTGCTCGTGCTCTTCGCAGCGGTCACGGCGGTCATTCTTCTCGTACAGTTTCGGCCGAGCCATCGTGGCGACATTCGCGTGATGGCGGCACTTCCCGTGCTGGCGCTTCTTGTCGCGTCCTTCGGCCCGCAAGGCGCAGTCAGCATCTCGATCGAAAGCCAGAGCGATCGATTTCGCGATATGGTCGCCAATCCGCCCTTCACCCCGGAAGAGAACTCCGAAGCGCTCGACATTCTCAGCTATCTCGAAGTCGCAGGCGCGCTCGGCACGGTGGAGCCTGAGGTGCTGCCGAGTTCGGCCGAAGCGGGCACGGGCCTGTCGCGCCGGATAGCCGTTGCCTACGGTCTGGATCCAACGCTGCGCGCGACCGGTGAAGAAGGGCAGTTCAGCCGCACTTTCCAGACATCGGGCGTGATCGCCACTGCCGGCTACGACATCCTGATCCTCGATTTCTCGGTTTATCGGGGAACGACCGCGCGCAACTGGGCCGTGCCTGGCTTATCGCAGCCGCTGTCGATCAGCTTAAGGGACAATGCACTGACGCTGCGCCTAAGCGGCGAATCGGTGATTTTCGACGTTCCGATCGACGGCCTTCTGCGCATGGAGGACGGAACGCCGTCGGAAGCAGCGGAGATCACCCTGACAAGCGCAGGGCGCCAAATCAGCATCCAGCCGAACTACGTGACATTCGATCGGTTCGACGAGCCGACGCTCGCGAATATCGGCGGGGTGTTGTTGCTCAGGCTATCCGAATGGAGCGACGCCGGCGCCGCTCAGCAGTGA